The Nitrospirota bacterium nucleotide sequence GGGGTGATAATATGGTATTTTCACCCTCCCCTTTATCCCCTCCCGTCAAGGGAGGGGAGATTTACTGTTTGATTTATTTTTGTCAGCACAAGCTCTTTAAGTGCATTTATAAATCCTTCAGATGCATTCAAAGACCGGCACCTCTTAAGATTTATGCCGTGCCTCACGGCAAGTTCTTTATAGAGAATATCTATTTCATACAGCGTCTCAATATGGTCTGATACAAAGCTTATCGGCACGACAAATAAATTTTTTATGCCTGCATTTGCCTTTTCTATTATAACTTCCTCTGTCGCCGGACTCAACCATTTGACCGGTCCGCTCTTGCTTTGAAATGAAAGCTGCCATCTGAAATTCGTGATGTGGTAGGGATTACTGGAAAGCCTTTCATTCAGCAGGGTAATTGTTTTTTTAATATGCTCAAGGTAAGGGTCTCCTTCCTGAATAAAACTTTCAGGCAGGCTGTGTGCGCTGTAAAGGATGTCAAAACCACTTTCCCTAAATTCAGATATTCCTTCTGCGACAAGCCCTGCAAGCGCATCAATGTACGGGGGAAAGTCATACCATTGCTCAATGTATTGTATATCTATGGCACTCCCCCCTTTACCCTCCCCCTTGTCGGAGCGACCCTTCGCGGAGACCCGCTTCGGGACGGGGGAGGGGCGGGTGGGGGTGTAAACTTTTGCAATTGTCCTTTTAAGTTCTGCAATTGCAGAGCCTGTTGTTGCCTTTGAATAATGTGGATAAAGGCTAAGCACGATAAGATGTTTGATGCCGTCCTGTAAAATTTTCTCAATTGTATCTTTAATAAACGGATGCCAGTACCGCATGCCGGTGTAGACTTTGAAAGACAAGGATGAAGGTTGAAGATTGAGGGATGAATCATTCAGCGCTTTTTCAAGCGCCTGTGCCTGCGCCGCAGTTATATCAAGTATCGGCGATTTGCCTCCGATGAGGCTGTACATTTCCGCTGTCTTTTTTGCACGGAGGCTTGATATTAATAATGCAATAGGTTTCTGG carries:
- the hemH gene encoding ferrochelatase codes for the protein MGIFLLNLGGPDSLKAIRPFLYNLFSDREIIKFGPSLLQKPIALLISSLRAKKTAEMYSLIGGKSPILDITAAQAQALEKALNDSSLNLQPSSLSFKVYTGMRYWHPFIKDTIEKILQDGIKHLIVLSLYPHYSKATTGSAIAELKRTIAKVYTPTRPSPVPKRVSAKGRSDKGEGKGGSAIDIQYIEQWYDFPPYIDALAGLVAEGISEFRESGFDILYSAHSLPESFIQEGDPYLEHIKKTITLLNERLSSNPYHITNFRWQLSFQSKSGPVKWLSPATEEVIIEKANAGIKNLFVVPISFVSDHIETLYEIDILYKELAVRHGINLKRCRSLNASEGFINALKELVLTKINQTVNLPSLDGRG